The following proteins are co-located in the Sphingomonas panacis genome:
- a CDS encoding acyl-CoA dehydrogenase family protein, which translates to MASVLAADPETDLSPERLDRITATLAESAGAVDRAAEFPRDNFAFLAREGLIGLTVSRALGGVGAGLGDALKVLGAVAKGEPSTALILFMTYAYHAAPTKTRAWPAGLYERLAREAVAGRGLIGGLRVEPELGTPVRGGLPKTVARRTDEGWAITGEKIYSTGSTGLDWFAVWAKTDEETPRVGNFLVPADSLNITIEPVWDHLGMRATVSHEVRFADTPVPLAHGVDLRRPEDWAPIPGDISQGAWNALSISTIYDGVARAARDWLVRYLNDRVPSNLGASLATLPRFQEKVGEIEGLLQVNRTLIENAAARVDAGEAISANELTIVKWAATGNAIRAVEIGLELTGNPGLTRNNPLERHYRDVLCSRIHSPQNDTILTSAGRSALAL; encoded by the coding sequence ATGGCCAGCGTCCTCGCCGCCGATCCCGAGACCGACCTGTCGCCCGAGCGGCTCGACCGCATCACCGCCACGCTCGCCGAGAGCGCCGGCGCGGTCGATCGGGCGGCAGAGTTCCCGCGCGACAATTTCGCGTTTCTGGCGCGCGAAGGGCTGATCGGGCTGACCGTGTCGCGCGCGCTCGGCGGTGTCGGGGCGGGGCTGGGCGATGCGCTGAAGGTGCTCGGCGCGGTCGCCAAGGGCGAACCTTCGACCGCGCTGATTCTGTTCATGACCTACGCCTATCACGCCGCGCCCACCAAGACGCGCGCGTGGCCGGCCGGGCTGTACGAGCGGCTGGCGCGCGAGGCTGTCGCCGGGCGCGGGCTGATCGGCGGCTTGCGGGTCGAACCCGAACTCGGCACGCCGGTGCGTGGCGGCTTGCCCAAGACGGTGGCGCGCCGCACCGACGAGGGCTGGGCGATCACCGGCGAGAAGATCTATTCGACCGGCTCGACCGGGCTCGACTGGTTCGCGGTGTGGGCGAAGACCGACGAGGAGACCCCGCGCGTCGGGAATTTCCTCGTGCCGGCGGATTCGCTCAACATCACGATCGAGCCGGTGTGGGATCACCTCGGCATGCGCGCGACGGTGAGCCACGAGGTTCGCTTCGCCGACACGCCGGTGCCGCTCGCGCATGGGGTCGATCTGCGCCGGCCCGAGGACTGGGCGCCGATCCCCGGCGACATCTCGCAGGGGGCGTGGAACGCACTGTCGATCTCGACGATCTATGACGGCGTGGCGCGGGCGGCGCGCGACTGGCTGGTGCGCTATCTCAACGATCGCGTGCCGAGCAACCTTGGCGCGAGCCTCGCCACGTTGCCGCGTTTTCAGGAGAAGGTCGGCGAGATCGAAGGGCTGTTACAGGTCAACCGCACGCTGATCGAGAATGCCGCCGCCAGAGTAGACGCGGGCGAGGCGATCAGCGCGAACGAGCTCACCATCGTCAAATGGGCGGCGACCGGCAATGCGATCCGCGCGGTCGAGATCGGGCTGGAATTGACCGGCAATCCCGGCCTCACGCGCAACAACCCGCTCGAACGCCATTATCGCGACGTGTTGTGCAGCCGAATCCATTCGCCGCAGAACGACACGATCCTGACGTCGGCGGGCCGTTCGGCGCTGGCGCTATGA
- a CDS encoding ABC transporter substrate-binding protein, whose protein sequence is MSEIPPIFAAASNIHSFRQIAVQHGDVNNQVVLVPRDSRVRSLADLKGKRVAYVRATTSQYFLIKMLESVGLGWADITPVAVGVSDGAAAFSRGSVDAWAIYGFPIQRAIATEGATILKTALGFLSGNYIVSAHVDALADPAKVKIIGEYLTLLRRAYAWAAAHSDQWADIIARDIGVSQAYVRDQFARRSAPYELRPVTDAAIASQEEVARVFAEAGQVQRKVDVRALWDDRFNPVIEKAL, encoded by the coding sequence ATGAGCGAGATTCCGCCGATCTTCGCCGCCGCCTCCAACATCCATAGCTTCCGCCAGATCGCGGTCCAGCATGGCGACGTCAACAATCAGGTGGTGCTGGTGCCCAGGGACTCGCGCGTTCGCTCGCTCGCCGATCTCAAGGGTAAGCGCGTCGCCTATGTGCGGGCGACGACGAGCCAGTATTTCCTTATCAAGATGCTCGAATCTGTCGGCCTGGGCTGGGCGGATATCACGCCGGTCGCGGTCGGCGTGTCGGACGGCGCGGCGGCGTTCTCGCGCGGATCGGTCGATGCCTGGGCGATCTACGGTTTCCCGATCCAGCGTGCCATCGCGACCGAGGGCGCAACCATCCTCAAGACCGCGCTCGGCTTCCTGTCGGGCAATTACATCGTGTCCGCGCATGTCGATGCGCTCGCCGATCCCGCCAAGGTCAAGATCATCGGTGAGTATCTGACGCTGCTTCGCCGCGCTTATGCCTGGGCGGCGGCGCATTCGGACCAATGGGCTGACATCATCGCCAGGGATATCGGCGTGTCGCAAGCCTATGTGCGGGATCAGTTCGCCCGCAGGAGCGCGCCCTACGAACTGCGCCCCGTCACCGACGCGGCGATCGCCTCGCAGGAGGAGGTCGCGCGCGTCTTCGCCGAGGCCGGGCAGGTGCAGCGAAAGGTCGATGTCCGCGCGCTGTGGGACGATCGCTTCAATCCCGTCATCGAAAAGGCTTTGTGA
- a CDS encoding IS3 family transposase (programmed frameshift): MKTTRKRYTGEFKAKVALEAIRGDLTLAELATKHGIHPTMIATWKRQAIEGMAATFSGASEAARVAGDTEIEKLHAKIGQLVVERGFFVEGVRAMSVAGRRQMIERGHASLSIAAQCRLVSISRSSFYYAPMPETTETLALMAVIDASFLDHPWYGSRQMARHLQRLGHAVGRRRVRRLMAKMGLAPIYQRPRTSDPHPEHRIYPYLLRDLEITRPGHVWCADITYLPMRRGFLYLVAVMDWASRKVLAWRLSNTMDAEFCVEALKEALARFGKPEIFNTDQGSQFTSTDFTGVLRDAEVRISMDGRGRWMDNVFIERLWRSLKYECVYLNAFDTGSELRTGRDRWITYYNGQRPHSRLAGRTPDEVYGRGSATPYPWHATDMAFTRMAA; the protein is encoded by the exons ATGAAGACGACGCGGAAGCGGTATACGGGTGAGTTCAAGGCCAAGGTGGCGCTGGAGGCGATCCGGGGTGACCTGACACTGGCCGAGCTGGCGACGAAGCATGGCATTCACCCGACGATGATTGCGACGTGGAAGCGGCAGGCGATCGAGGGCATGGCGGCGACCTTCTCGGGCGCGAGCGAAGCTGCCAGGGTGGCAGGCGATACCGAGATCGAGAAGCTGCACGCGAAGATCGGGCAATTGGTGGTGGAACGGG GATTTTTTGTCGAAGGGGTTCGCGCGATGAGCGTCGCGGGGCGGCGACAGATGATCGAGCGGGGGCATGCCAGCCTGTCGATCGCGGCGCAGTGTCGGCTGGTATCGATCAGCCGGTCGTCGTTTTACTATGCGCCGATGCCGGAGACGACCGAGACGCTGGCGCTGATGGCGGTGATCGACGCCTCGTTCCTCGACCACCCCTGGTATGGCAGCCGCCAGATGGCCCGACATCTTCAGCGGCTCGGTCACGCGGTCGGGCGTCGGCGGGTGCGGCGGCTGATGGCGAAGATGGGGCTCGCGCCCATCTACCAGCGCCCACGGACGAGCGATCCGCACCCGGAGCACCGGATCTACCCATATCTGCTGCGCGATCTGGAGATCACCCGGCCGGGTCACGTCTGGTGCGCCGACATTACGTACCTGCCGATGCGGCGGGGCTTCCTCTATCTCGTCGCCGTCATGGACTGGGCATCGCGGAAAGTGCTCGCCTGGCGATTGTCGAACACGATGGACGCGGAATTCTGCGTCGAGGCTTTGAAGGAAGCGCTGGCGCGCTTTGGCAAGCCCGAGATCTTCAACACGGACCAAGGCAGCCAGTTCACGAGCACCGACTTCACCGGCGTGCTGCGCGATGCCGAGGTGCGGATCAGCATGGACGGGCGTGGCCGCTGGATGGACAACGTCTTCATCGAGCGGCTCTGGCGGTCGCTGAAATACGAATGCGTCTACCTGAACGCGTTCGACACCGGCTCTGAGTTGCGTACCGGCCGAGACCGGTGGATCACCTATTACAACGGGCAGCGGCCCCACTCTCGCCTCGCCGGTCGAACCCCGGACGAGGTGTATGGGCGAGGCAGCGCAACGCCATATCCGTGGCATGCCACGGATATGGCGTTCACCAGAATGGCGGCGTAA
- the tnpB gene encoding IS66 family insertion sequence element accessory protein TnpB (TnpB, as the term is used for proteins encoded by IS66 family insertion elements, is considered an accessory protein, since TnpC, encoded by a neighboring gene, is a DDE family transposase.) yields MIIPPGPLKVMVATKPVDFRKGAIGLAALVEHELAGKPFSGVAWVFRSKRANRIKLLVWDGSGLVLVSKVLQTGAFHWPRAGGGVMRLSAAQMSALFEGLQWSRMHVRWCRFSRQEAKLSRT; encoded by the coding sequence GTGATCATCCCGCCTGGGCCGCTGAAGGTGATGGTGGCGACGAAGCCCGTCGACTTCCGCAAGGGTGCGATCGGTCTTGCGGCGCTGGTCGAGCATGAACTTGCCGGCAAACCCTTCTCGGGCGTCGCATGGGTGTTCCGCTCGAAGCGGGCGAACCGGATCAAGCTGCTGGTCTGGGACGGCAGCGGCCTGGTGCTGGTGAGCAAGGTTCTGCAGACCGGTGCCTTCCATTGGCCACGCGCCGGTGGCGGCGTGATGCGACTGTCGGCAGCGCAGATGTCGGCGTTGTTCGAGGGGCTCCAGTGGAGCCGGATGCATGTGAGGTGGTGCCGGTTTTCTAGACAGGAGGCTAAGCTATCCCGGACGTAA
- a CDS encoding transposase, which produces MRIIEETLRPGANVADVAGRHGLVPQQLYGWRSAVRARESEPALSFVPLALEGAPPSIASGSAAIVVETGDLTIRIPASVSADHIERVFLAARMLS; this is translated from the coding sequence ATGCGGATCATTGAAGAAACGTTGCGCCCTGGCGCGAACGTCGCGGATGTCGCCGGACGGCACGGCTTGGTGCCGCAACAACTCTACGGTTGGCGTAGTGCGGTGCGCGCTCGGGAGAGCGAGCCGGCGCTGAGCTTTGTGCCGCTGGCTTTGGAAGGTGCACCACCGTCGATCGCGTCGGGCAGTGCTGCGATCGTCGTGGAGACCGGCGATCTGACGATCCGCATTCCAGCGAGCGTGAGTGCCGATCATATCGAGCGCGTGTTCCTGGCGGCGCGAATGCTGTCGTGA
- the tnpC gene encoding IS66 family transposase, whose product MFAVSDAALSAPDKDARIAELEAALATAHADITARDILIDTLRVQLARLKRMQFGKASEKLNHEISQLELALEELEAEAATVSARRVDPATLDRHAPVRALPAHLPREEQRIEPEHGNCTCPDCGGLLRPLGQDSDEMLDAVPVHWRVVRTIRPKYSCRACEKVVQAAAPVKAIARGKATFGTLAHVVVAKFDHHLPLYRQAEMMAAQGIDIDRSTLAGWAGQASALLDPIVSRIREVGLTATKIHTDDTPVPMLDPGRGKTATGRIWAYVVDDRASGATTPPLVWYKFTQDRTGSHPQQQLASFTGFLQADGYAGYDKLYSTNRVTEVACWAHFRRKIFDIHATKPTSLTTDLLARITNLYRIEDEIRGHPPDVRRRGRLERTAPLVEALRIALDDALRRLSPKSEMAKAIAYGRKRWTALTRFLDDGRLEIDNNIAERAIRSIAIGRKNWLFAGSKAGGERAAAIYTVIETCKLNGVEPQAYIADVIAKIAGNWPAARWDELMPWNWRPDFQAIAEAA is encoded by the coding sequence ATATTCGCGGTGTCGGACGCAGCCCTTTCCGCCCCTGATAAAGACGCTCGGATCGCCGAGCTGGAAGCCGCATTGGCGACCGCCCACGCCGATATTACCGCTCGCGATATCCTGATCGATACGTTGCGCGTGCAGCTTGCCCGCCTCAAGCGCATGCAGTTCGGGAAGGCGTCCGAGAAGCTCAACCACGAGATTTCTCAGCTCGAGCTGGCGCTCGAAGAGCTCGAGGCCGAAGCCGCCACGGTGAGCGCGCGGCGCGTCGATCCTGCCACCCTCGATCGGCACGCGCCGGTTCGAGCGCTCCCGGCCCATCTGCCGCGTGAAGAACAGCGGATCGAGCCCGAGCACGGCAACTGCACCTGCCCCGATTGCGGCGGGCTCTTGCGCCCACTGGGTCAGGATAGCGACGAGATGCTCGACGCCGTGCCGGTCCATTGGCGGGTCGTCCGTACCATCCGGCCCAAGTATAGCTGCCGCGCCTGCGAGAAGGTCGTGCAGGCAGCGGCACCCGTAAAGGCTATCGCGCGCGGCAAGGCGACGTTCGGAACGCTCGCCCATGTCGTGGTCGCCAAGTTCGACCATCACCTGCCACTCTACCGCCAGGCGGAGATGATGGCCGCGCAGGGCATCGATATCGATCGCTCGACGCTCGCCGGCTGGGCCGGTCAGGCATCAGCATTGCTCGATCCGATCGTCAGCCGCATCCGCGAGGTCGGGCTCACCGCAACCAAGATCCATACCGACGACACGCCCGTGCCGATGCTCGATCCCGGGCGCGGCAAGACCGCGACCGGCAGGATCTGGGCCTATGTCGTCGACGATCGCGCCTCGGGCGCCACCACGCCGCCGCTGGTCTGGTATAAGTTCACTCAGGATCGCACCGGCAGTCATCCCCAACAGCAGCTCGCCAGCTTTACCGGGTTCCTGCAGGCCGACGGCTATGCCGGTTACGACAAGCTCTACAGCACCAACCGCGTCACCGAGGTCGCCTGCTGGGCGCATTTCCGGCGCAAGATTTTCGATATCCACGCGACCAAGCCGACGTCGCTCACCACCGACCTGCTGGCCCGTATCACCAACCTCTATCGGATCGAGGACGAGATCCGCGGCCACCCGCCAGACGTTCGTCGACGAGGCCGGCTGGAACGAACCGCACCCTTGGTCGAGGCGTTGCGCATCGCGCTCGACGACGCCTTGCGACGCCTCTCGCCAAAGTCCGAGATGGCCAAGGCGATCGCCTATGGCCGCAAGCGCTGGACCGCGCTCACGCGGTTCCTCGACGACGGCCGGCTGGAGATCGACAACAACATCGCCGAACGTGCGATCCGCAGCATCGCGATCGGCCGCAAGAACTGGCTGTTCGCCGGATCGAAGGCTGGCGGCGAACGCGCTGCCGCGATCTACACGGTCATCGAGACCTGCAAGCTCAACGGTGTCGAGCCGCAGGCCTATATAGCCGACGTCATCGCCAAAATCGCCGGCAACTGGCCTGCCGCGCGCTGGGACGAACTCATGCCGTGGAACTGGCGCCCAGACTTTCAGGCGATCGCCGAAGCCGCATAA
- the tnpB gene encoding IS66 family insertion sequence element accessory protein TnpB (TnpB, as the term is used for proteins encoded by IS66 family insertion elements, is considered an accessory protein, since TnpC, encoded by a neighboring gene, is a DDE family transposase.) produces MIPLPPLTRIFLACGATDMRKGFDGLAVLVQQALEQSPHSGALFAFRGKRGDLVKLLWYDGQGLCLFSKRMDRGRFIWPSTPTGTVAMTAAQLSMLLEGIDWRRPERTFTPSLAG; encoded by the coding sequence ATGATCCCGCTTCCCCCGCTGACACGGATATTTCTGGCGTGCGGCGCGACCGATATGCGCAAAGGGTTCGATGGCCTGGCGGTGCTGGTGCAGCAGGCGCTGGAGCAGAGTCCGCATTCCGGCGCGCTGTTCGCGTTCCGGGGCAAGCGCGGCGATCTGGTCAAGCTGCTCTGGTATGATGGCCAGGGGTTGTGCCTGTTCTCCAAGCGCATGGATCGAGGCCGGTTCATCTGGCCGTCGACCCCAACCGGCACGGTAGCGATGACCGCGGCACAACTTTCAATGCTGTTGGAAGGCATCGACTGGCGGCGGCCGGAGCGCACATTCACACCGTCGCTGGCGGGCTAA
- a CDS encoding IS630 family transposase (programmed frameshift), giving the protein MGSAIGLRDDFDGAALRRLARGSKSANQTRRLLALAEIYDGGSRTAAARIGGVGLQIVRDWVVRFNARGPDGLLDGKAPGARSRLDDAQRRALVEVVERGPISAIHGVVRWRLIDLVQWLYDEFAVSLDETTVGRELKKLGYVKLTARPRHHAQNELAMDAFKKGFAAELAKVGAILPKGTPIEIWFQDEARVGQKNKITRRWARRGTRPSAPKDQRTKSAYIFGAICPEHGKGAGLVLPFCNTETMSLHLTEISLAVAPGAHAAVLMDQAGWHMTDKLDVPANISIIALPAKCPELNPVENIWQFMRENWLSNRVFTSYDNIVDHCCDAWNKLLDQPWHIMTIGRRKWARGS; this is encoded by the exons ATGGGATCAGCGATCGGCTTGCGGGACGATTTTGACGGAGCTGCATTGAGGAGATTGGCGCGCGGGTCGAAGAGCGCGAACCAGACTCGTCGTCTTTTGGCGTTGGCCGAGATTTATGACGGCGGCAGCCGGACCGCAGCGGCACGGATCGGCGGGGTGGGATTGCAGATCGTGCGCGACTGGGTGGTGCGGTTCAACGCCCGCGGTCCCGATGGGCTGCTTGATGGCAAGGCCCCCGGGGCCCGTTCCCGGCTCGATGATGCGCAACGGCGGGCGCTGGTTGAGGTTGTCGAGCGCGGTCCGATCTCGGCGATCCATGGCGTCGTTCGCTGGCGGCTGATCGACCTGGTCCAGTGGTTATACGACGAGTTCGCGGTGTCGCTCGATGAAACCACCGTGGGACGGGAATTGAAGAAGCTGGGCTACGTCAAGCTCACGGCGCGCCCTCGCCACCATGCCCAGAACGAGCTTGCCATGGATGCCTTCAAAAAG GGCTTTGCCGCCGAGCTGGCAAAGGTCGGAGCGATCCTCCCGAAGGGCACGCCCATAGAGATATGGTTCCAGGACGAAGCGCGGGTTGGCCAGAAGAACAAGATCACGCGGCGTTGGGCCCGGCGCGGGACACGGCCATCGGCACCCAAGGATCAGCGGACGAAATCAGCCTATATCTTCGGCGCGATCTGCCCCGAACACGGCAAGGGCGCTGGGCTGGTGCTGCCCTTCTGCAATACCGAAACCATGTCGCTGCATCTGACCGAGATATCGCTCGCCGTCGCCCCCGGCGCGCACGCGGCCGTGCTGATGGATCAGGCTGGCTGGCACATGACCGACAAGCTGGATGTGCCTGCCAATATCAGCATCATCGCCCTGCCAGCCAAATGTCCCGAGCTCAACCCGGTCGAAAACATCTGGCAGTTCATGCGCGAGAACTGGCTCTCCAACCGGGTCTTCACCTCCTACGACAACATCGTCGATCACTGCTGCGACGCGTGGAACAAGCTCCTCGATCAACCATGGCACATCATGACCATCGGCCGCCGAAAATGGGCTCGTGGGTCATGA
- a CDS encoding sulfatase — MIGKRVRWIGMGVAAMALATGAISAPPAFARPAGGRASAPALAPRARPMNVLFIIADDLAPRIGNYGWPVRTPNIDRLASQGVSFDRAYAQFPWCGPSRASFLTGTRPNTTRVMDLATPFRAALPDIQTIPQYFRANGYFSGRVGKIFHQGVPTDIGTGGPDDGVSWDAVVNPRGRDRDAEDGKLKVLTPGIPYGSALAYLDDEGADTEQTDGKVATAAIEMIRAHRNTPFFIGVGFYRPHVPEVAPKKYFDLYPLEKIQATPQSTTDLARLLPASKAWTPDNFGMTIDEQRRMIRAYYAATSFMDAQVGRVVDALEEMGLADDTIVVFTSDHGFMLGEHGQWMKNILWEESDRVPLILRVPGMKNRGKRSPRTVELLDLYPTLTGLAGLPHYARNEGTSLESLLRNPATRTWTKPALSQIRGGRSVRTERWRYTEWEEGRLGRELYDHRIDPQERNNLAENLRFAATVAELRALLPRGSVEKRPSAVRYDAIRDCTYFPQPKPGAAKGGAPGGEGGGGLKRCDALDP, encoded by the coding sequence ATGATCGGCAAAAGAGTTCGATGGATCGGGATGGGCGTGGCAGCGATGGCGCTGGCGACAGGGGCGATATCCGCGCCGCCCGCGTTCGCGCGGCCTGCCGGCGGTCGGGCCTCGGCTCCGGCGCTCGCCCCGCGGGCTCGCCCAATGAACGTGCTCTTTATCATCGCCGATGACCTCGCGCCGCGGATCGGCAATTACGGCTGGCCGGTGCGGACACCCAACATCGACAGGTTGGCGTCGCAAGGCGTCAGCTTCGATCGGGCCTATGCGCAATTTCCCTGGTGCGGCCCCAGCCGAGCCTCATTCCTGACCGGCACGCGGCCGAATACCACCCGGGTTATGGATTTGGCCACGCCGTTCCGCGCCGCCTTGCCCGACATCCAGACGATTCCCCAATATTTCCGCGCCAACGGCTATTTCTCGGGGCGCGTCGGCAAGATCTTCCACCAGGGCGTACCGACCGATATCGGCACGGGCGGCCCCGACGACGGCGTGTCGTGGGACGCAGTAGTTAACCCGCGGGGCCGCGACCGCGACGCCGAAGATGGGAAGTTGAAGGTGCTGACCCCGGGCATCCCCTATGGCTCCGCGTTGGCCTATCTCGACGACGAGGGGGCCGACACCGAGCAGACCGACGGCAAAGTCGCCACCGCCGCGATCGAGATGATCCGTGCACACCGGAACACGCCCTTCTTTATCGGCGTGGGCTTCTATCGCCCGCACGTACCGGAGGTCGCCCCCAAGAAGTATTTCGACCTTTATCCGCTTGAGAAAATCCAGGCGACGCCGCAATCAACTACCGACCTTGCCCGCCTGTTGCCGGCATCGAAGGCGTGGACGCCCGACAACTTCGGCATGACGATCGACGAACAGCGCCGGATGATCCGTGCGTATTATGCCGCGACCAGCTTCATGGATGCGCAGGTCGGTCGGGTGGTCGATGCTTTGGAAGAGATGGGACTCGCCGACGATACGATCGTGGTTTTCACCAGCGATCATGGCTTCATGCTGGGTGAACACGGCCAGTGGATGAAGAACATCCTTTGGGAGGAATCCGATCGCGTACCGCTCATCCTGCGTGTCCCGGGCATGAAGAACCGCGGCAAGCGATCACCGCGCACGGTCGAGTTGCTCGACCTTTACCCAACGCTGACGGGCTTGGCCGGACTCCCCCATTATGCGCGCAACGAAGGCACGAGCCTCGAGAGTTTGTTGCGCAATCCTGCAACCCGTACCTGGACGAAGCCTGCGCTTTCCCAGATTCGTGGCGGACGAAGCGTCCGCACGGAACGGTGGCGATACACCGAGTGGGAAGAAGGCAGGCTTGGGCGCGAACTGTACGACCACCGGATCGATCCGCAGGAACGGAACAACCTTGCCGAAAATCTACGCTTTGCGGCCACGGTCGCCGAGCTCCGCGCCTTGCTGCCGCGCGGTTCGGTTGAGAAACGACCATCCGCAGTCCGGTATGATGCTATTCGCGACTGTACCTATTTCCCACAGCCAAAACCTGGCGCCGCCAAGGGTGGTGCGCCAGGTGGCGAGGGTGGGGGAGGCCTCAAGCGCTGCGACGCGCTTGATCCTTGA
- the maiA gene encoding maleylacetoacetate isomerase: MTDLPVLHGYFRSSASYRVRIALNLKGIAYTDAFHHLRRGEHRALEFLALNPQGLLPALESVDGALTQSLAICEYLDAIVPEPALLPTGPFERARVRAFALAIACDVHPLQNLTVLTRLRGAGLSEDAVTDWAREVIDEGMAACSALISDRDGPYCFGAQVTLADLCLIPQLANARRFGASTDWPRLAAIEAACLALPAFDAARPERQPDAE, encoded by the coding sequence ATGACTGATCTGCCGGTTCTTCACGGATATTTCCGTTCGTCGGCGAGCTATCGCGTCAGGATCGCGCTCAACCTGAAAGGCATCGCCTATACCGATGCCTTTCACCACCTGCGCCGCGGCGAGCACCGCGCGCTGGAGTTCCTGGCGCTCAATCCGCAGGGGTTGCTGCCGGCACTGGAAAGCGTGGACGGGGCGCTGACGCAAAGTCTGGCGATTTGCGAGTATCTCGATGCGATAGTGCCCGAACCGGCGCTATTGCCGACCGGGCCGTTCGAACGCGCGCGGGTGCGCGCGTTCGCGTTGGCGATCGCGTGCGACGTCCATCCGCTCCAGAACCTGACCGTCCTCACGCGGTTGCGCGGGGCGGGGCTCTCCGAGGATGCGGTGACGGATTGGGCCAGGGAGGTGATCGACGAGGGCATGGCAGCTTGTTCGGCCCTGATCTCTGACCGCGACGGCCCTTATTGCTTCGGCGCACAGGTTACACTGGCGGATCTCTGTCTGATCCCGCAACTGGCCAATGCGCGACGGTTCGGCGCCAGCACCGATTGGCCGCGGCTGGCTGCGATCGAGGCTGCCTGTCTCGCACTTCCGGCGTTCGATGCTGCGCGACCGGAGAGGCAACCCGACGCCGAATAG
- a CDS encoding fumarylacetoacetate hydrolase family protein, which translates to MTILFSPLPPVLAATSDGNLFPVRRLFCIGRNYAAHAREMGKDPDREPPFFFTKWAETVVPTGTTIAYPSLTANLQYEAELVVAIGTGGRDIDPAAGLDHVYGYATGLDMTRRDLQFEARDKGRPWDTGKNVEQSSPLGMIHPVTAVGHPTTGSIRLTVNGETRQDADLDELIWPVAEVIAHVSRAYRLEPGDLIYTGTPAGVGAVVPGDTIVVSIAGLSDTVITIGPCADD; encoded by the coding sequence GTGACGATCCTTTTTAGTCCCTTGCCTCCAGTGCTGGCCGCGACCAGCGACGGCAACCTGTTTCCGGTGCGTCGCCTGTTCTGTATAGGTCGCAATTACGCTGCCCACGCCCGCGAAATGGGGAAGGACCCTGATCGTGAGCCGCCCTTCTTCTTCACCAAATGGGCAGAAACCGTCGTCCCGACCGGAACAACGATCGCCTACCCGTCGCTGACCGCGAATTTACAATATGAGGCAGAGTTGGTAGTCGCAATCGGCACTGGCGGCCGTGACATCGATCCGGCCGCGGGCCTTGATCATGTCTACGGCTACGCCACCGGACTCGACATGACCCGTCGCGACCTGCAGTTCGAAGCGCGCGACAAGGGGCGGCCGTGGGATACCGGCAAGAATGTCGAACAGTCCTCGCCGCTTGGTATGATTCACCCTGTCACAGCGGTCGGCCACCCCACTACGGGATCGATCCGGCTGACCGTCAACGGTGAAACGCGGCAGGACGCCGATCTCGACGAATTGATCTGGCCGGTCGCCGAGGTAATCGCGCACGTCAGCCGCGCGTATCGGCTGGAGCCGGGCGACCTGATCTACACCGGTACGCCCGCCGGGGTCGGCGCGGTGGTGCCGGGCGACACGATCGTCGTCAGCATCGCGGGGCTGAGTGACACGGTGATCACCATCGGTCCTTGCGCCGATGACTGA